GTCACACAAGATCAGCTTCACTGTAACTTTATGCAGGTTCAACGTCAGACTCAGAGCTACATTTAATAACAGgaagcaaagacaaacaagtgCACACATGCCACACAGGCCTATAGTACAACATCTTCATACATATCCCACTGATCTACGTCCAAGAATCCGAACAAAGTCCTCTTCTTGCATGCTGTACAAAATGCACCGCAGCACAGCTAGGCTTGCCTTAGGAAATGTGATTAGCTCACACATAGAGATAAATCTCTGTTCTGTCTCAACAGATGATCAGTCTTTTCAGACTGCAAACCACTCCTGGATCACTACTGTATTTAGGTGTTGCAGAACTGAGAGGAAGCTGATTGAAGCTCACTGTGCAAAAACAGCCAAAGGTTTGTTAGAGACAAGGTGAAAATAACTTCTTGACACTAAGggtatttgaaatgaaacaaatcaaaTTGTCTAGAATATACATTTAACGGTTTGCCTCCTTTGTGTTTACAGACAAGTTGTTATTTTATAAAGTCAAACACCATTAACAAACCCTGGACAACCAAACTTTTTCAACATCATGGATTCTGCTGCACAGAAAGACATTAACAGCTGCTGCATCACAAGCAACTTTCTGCTCTGTGTCCAGCGGTCAGGCAGAGGTTTTGCCTTTACAAAACTACACAATTCCATTTGTTTAGCGGTGCAATGGGGATGATGCTGATGAAGGCAGGTATTTGATGGTGAGGGCAGCCAGTGGAGGGATGGCTCATGCAGCAGGGCAGATAACGAGAGCGGAGGAAGGTGAGGGAGGAGGAACAGGTAGAAACAGGCTCTGAGGAGATTTGCCGAGTCCCACGAGAAGTGGACCGAGTGAGGATGTACTTAACCTTTTGAGCACTGTCGTCCTTTGACCAAGACAGGGTGGATGGAAATGAGGGGAGGGATGAAGAGGTGGTCACAAAAGCGCCCCTTTCAGTCTAAAGACAGGGTTCAAATCACATTTTAAGCACATAGATGTCTGAAATTAACAGAGAAGCGTTTATACAGGCTAAATAAGAAGCTGAAAGGAGATTCCTCGCCCAGTGTTTCTTCAAACCAGGTGGAGCTCAGTCAGAAGCTGTATGATGAGAATGGAGTTGATGGAAACTGTTTCTGTGCAATGACCATGAGTGACAGATAttcaaatatacaaaatattcAGTAGACAACTCAAAGGAGATTGGTTGTTTTTACAGATCATCCTCCTACATTTAATTCCTGAccttcaaaatattttatttctgatCAGTGTACAAAACATATGAGGCTGGCAGCTGATTTACCAAGAGAGAAGTACTAGAAAGATAGGATTCATAGGTTCAACTTTACCTCCATAAATGTCTCATGTGAATCAAACTGAGAGTCCAAACAGATGAGAAGTTAAAGTGAGTGTGTGAATTCATCAtgcattacaaaaacacagagtaTTTGTATGGTAGTTTTAATGCTTCATCAACATAAAACACAGTACAAACCTTCAAAGTTTATCAAAACAACAGCATCTCTTTGCTCGTACAACTAAGTTTCATCTAACAAAGAAGCGGCACTCCCGTAAACAACAGATACATGCAAATAACGTGTCGATGTTTCTGAAATGGCCAAAATGGGTTGTGACTGGCTGTGTTAAATGCATGACATTGTGCTTTTTGATGACTTATTCTTTGATGCAGCAAAAGATACCCAGTGgcaaatgagaaacaaacaaaaaaaagcaaagaaggcAGAGGGAAATGTTTGCAGACAGGGTGAAGACATGAGGGAGAGTCATGGAAAGAGGGCAGTGGAGAGGAAAGGGCAAAGGAGAGCAGGGAACAGGTCTTACTTACATGAGGTGGGAAGGGTTGCAGGGTGGGGATACCCTCCTCTGGGTAGGGAGTTTCCCCTTTAGGGAGATAGGGCTTCAGGCCTGAGCCGGTCTCATACATAGACATGGGCCGACTGGCCCGCGCAGACTGCCGCCGTTTCAGGGCTGAGGGGCTGGAAGGGTCGGGGTAGTCTGTACCGCTGGGGATCTGATAGATATTGGTTGTGACCTGCCGCCTGAGAGACGTGTTCTCGCTTTGCAGAGAGTGAAGCTGGAAGAGACGTTCAGCAATACACTAAGAGGAGCTCTCAGCAAAGCAAGCTTTGTTTCCTGTTCTGATCTATTTTTTACAGCAAACCATTTCAAATTTTATCCCATTGTGTCTCTAAATATTTAGACGTTGATAGTCTCCTACTGTCAGCATGATAAATCACTTAACTCTGCCACGGTTTTAATTTGGCAGGAATAATAAACATCTCTGTGGATATCATATCATGCAATTTGAAAACCTATCCTTTTCTgccacaaatatacaaaatctgAAGCTGCTTCGGCAACAATGAATTTCAGAGAAGCTCGTGGTTACGAACAGAGCGTTTGCTAAAGCTTCAGAGACATATTAGCTTAGCATGACTGCACTTATAGAAAAATGTAACCCAGTACATTTTCTATAAGAATAATCTGTTTTTCTACAAAATCCACAAACGTAAACATCCTTCATTGTTACTGAAACAGCTCCAGAGTAAATTTACTTGATGACAACATCCAGCGGTTTGAGACAAACTCAAATAAACAAAGTCTCATTTGAACCACCTAACATCACAGGAATAACATGAATTTTGCTTTAGAGAGCAGTTTCTCTTGGTCTAAAAATGCAAAGCAAGTGATAAGCAAGCAAAAGACTGTTGCACAGGTAAGCAACGTAGGTGCAGATCAAGTGAAAGATGTCACTATAGTACAGACAGATTGACTCAAGAGTTATGAAAACAGGCATTCAAGAATTAAATGAATGCAATTACTTGCATTCaatacacagaaaatgagaGATTTTGTGCACTAGTCAGTAAAAGTGGGAATGCAGTAGGGTTTGGTTGCTAACTTCTGAGTCGAATTAAATTTGAAGACTGATTTGTTTCTGAACcgatatttaaatgtgaaatagcTGTACTGACAACATGGGAAACATCTGGCCTTTGAAAtctataaaatacataatgacAAGCTGTGTGTCCTGCCTGTTTTCTCTACCGCATCTGTCAGAATGTGGTCTTTGTTGATCATCTGTTTAACCGTAAGTTAACACACTGTACGTAACAGTGAAAGAATACCCTTGAGTGCAAGTAAGGCTCACAAGTAGCAACTAAAGGGTTAAATCATCTACATCTACCTTCTAAACAGTCAAATAAAAGCACTGTAAACgtaagaaaacaaaactgtaaccTCACTGTCAGGGGTTCATGTTAacaaaataagaacattttagATCAAAAACTGTAACTTCCTGAATAGTTTGGGTGTAGCAAGATAAAAACTGCTAAGTCGAAGTGTATTACATACATTTGTCTCAAACATAACATGTCACATCTATAAATCAGCAGTTCAGTGTAACACAGTAACAGTATTCCCACCTGAGGTGTGGGCTTTCTGTGAAAATACCATGAAATGTAACCACTTagtaaatatgcaaaacaatgaCTCCACAACAGACGTTatcaaaaacaacagctgtaaaTAATCCAAAAACATTCTAGGCAGTAAACACAGTGATGAAGCAAGGCACACACATACAATTCCAGTTAGTCAATATGCATCATAAAGGGATTAAAAACCACTCACAGTAACATCATGCTTTTTCTTATAACATGCTTGTTAGTAACATTAGACGACTGCTTTAAGTCAAAtttataaattacaaaaaaagggTGAAACTTTTTGTTATGAAATGGTGTCAGGgcgcattttttcttttaaaaaccacacaaaaaacaaaccaacatatAAAAAAACTCAATTTTACAAGCTCTGAAATGGAACATGCTAGCCAAAACAAAAGGTGGACCAGTGGGGTGTCACGGCAGCCTCATCTTGAAGCAGCCTATTGAGGTAGCTCGGCCCTCATTACAACCCTCAGGCTGGGCCTCCTCACCACAAAGCCGATCACACCAGCCAGGAGAAGAGCTCTGCTGACCGCTGTGCCCTCCCCCCTCCCCAACTCAACCTCCCCTCCCGGTCCGGCCCCCGGTGTTAGTGATCTTATTGGTGGAGCGCGGTGGATACCTTTTTCTGCATCAGCCTCAGCTCATCACTCAGGTTGTTGTTGGCTTTCATGAGCTGCTGGATCTTGGCTTCGGACACAGACAGTGCATTTTTCACATCCATGTATTCTTGCATAGTAATAGGGCCATCTGAGAGGTCAGAGTCCAGGCTCTGTTGGTGACAGgagtcaaaaagacaaaaaggtgAAGGCACCAAAAGAGACAATATGTCTTTTAGGAATTTGTGAAGATTATGCCAGAATACCTTGGTCCTATCCCCTTTGCTTGAGGGAAGCTCTTGATCTGTATCCTCATCGGATGCTACACTATCATAGTCAGGCTGGTCGTTGTCCTGGCTATCACTACAATGTCTGACAGCCACGCTCTTCAGGATAAGTTCAACATTGTCTAGAATGAAGGGGAGCAGAATGGAACAGTGTATATCCACACTACACTTAGGTTTTAGGAGGACTTTGGAATAATGAAACATGAAGATACTGACCTTTGGGGCTGGCCATTAAATTCCCTTGTTGTCTGCGCTTTGCATCGCTTAATATGTCGATCACCAGAGTAGCAAATTCATGTGCATTAAATCTCGCGAGCTTCTGTCGTCCCTAAATATGAAATACAGCGCTGCATCAGCAGTATTCAATATAATGTTAAAGTAATAATAGCAACTAAGTGTTTGCACTGGAGTTCTGTGCAGCTGACTTGCCTGGTTTCGCGTTGATGAATACTCTGGATTCACAGGAAGGAAAGGAACCACAGTTGTCTCCGTCACCAGGGTGCTGTGATTCTGTGTAGCCAACCACACTGCAAATAATGAGATCAGAGGTGTTTAGAAGTCTGAGTGCTGCTGCAACACTAGTGGAGGCTTTAAGGAGCAAGGACGATCCGCTACAGATGTCTTCTCTGGATACACGACAGAACAGCTTTTACTGCTTAGTTTCACTTTACCTGCATCGGTCTCTCGTCTGTCCACTTCATCATACACATCCATAGCCAGCTCCTCAAATAAATGATTACTGAGCTGCATGAAAATGACGAAATCACACTTAGCAAGAAGAGAAGCAAGAGCTCAGAATCGGTAAATACGAAACACTACAAAAATACTTACAGACTGCAGTTTCTTCTTTGCTGCTTTTGCCAGCTCTGATAAATCTAAACTgctacaaacagaaaaaaaacaactttcataAACATATAATGATGGATTGATACTGTAAGTCAACACAATGAACACTCTTAATAATACTTACATGTTTCTGATCCATTAAAAGACAGCATTAAAAGAGATCACATGTATGATTTAAAGTGAGAAAGCCAGTGattgttcagttttttctgcTTATTTGTATATAGAGCTTCTTGGGTATGTCAACTACTGCACTGGGTCTGTGTGCTCTAACAAAGATAATAGATACTACAGCAAGCTCAACAGCGTGTCAGAACAGGCCTCAGAGCAAAACTACAACCAGAGGTAACTGCTGCACTGCACTCTCTTCGTAGGCTAAGTCACTGACATGGACACATGTTCATTTACAAACAGTcaatatacactgatcagccaaaacattaaaaccactgacttGTAAAGTGGTTAGCATTGACTACCTTGTTACAATGTCACCTGTAAAGGTGTGACACATATGATGCAGCAAGTGGCCAGTTTGGTCTTAAAGTGGATGTgttacaaacatttaaaaattggcAGGTGTGGAGAACCGAGTCGCTTTGACATGGTCCAAATTATGATGACTAAGTCACAGAGCATCTAGACAACAGCAGGTCTTGTGAGTGTTCCCAGTACGCAGTAGTTTAGTAACTATAAAAGTGATCCAAGGAAGGACGGCCAGTGAACCAGTGACAAAGGTGTGGGCGCTCCAGGCTCAGTGATGTGGGGAGTGAAGGCTGGCCCTTGTGGTCTGCTCTGAAAGAAGCTCTACTGTAGCACAAATTGCTGAAATTGTTAATGCTGGATATGACAGAATGGTGTCAGAGCACATAGTGCAGTGCAGCTTGCTGTGTATGAGGTTTCATAGCTGCAGAATGGTGCCCATGCTGACGCTGTCCACTATTAAAAGCACCTATAATCGGCACAAGACAATCAGGACTGGCCAGTTGAAGAGGTTGGCCTTCTCTGATGTATCACATCTTATTTTACATCCTGTGGAAGCCAGGTGTGTTTACATCATTTAGCTGGAAAAACACTGGCATCAGGATGCACTATGGAAAGACAGGCAAGCTTCCCGAGGTAGTGTGATGCTCTGGATAATGTTCAGCTGAGAAATGTTGGGTCCtgacatccatgtggatgttactctGACATGTACTATCTACCAAACATTGTTGCACAACAAGCACACCATATCATGGCAATAATTATTCCCTGATGATAGTGGCCTCTCTTGGTTGGATAAATCTCCctgtcacactgcaaaaattgttcaggaatggcttgaggaacacaacaaacaatCCAAGCcattgacttggcctccaaattcgaTAGTTTTTGATCCGATCAAGCATCTATAGGATGTGGTGGAAAATCAACCTGCCTGCTAATATCTTTGTGCCTGATActacaggacaccttcagagatCTGATTCATGTCTCGACTGGTCAAAGATATTGTGGCAGTATGAGTAGGACCAACACATTACTATGCAGTTCCTGCtggtgttgtggctgatcagtgtacacTACGCTGATTTATAGCTTCTTCTTTCTTACCTGTCAGCCATTTGTGGAACAATGAAATGTTGACCATTTTTATGATCTGAAAGTAACAACAAAACAGTTCTGGATAAGTGCCAAAATCATTGTTTTATACTTACGGGAAATGAGCACACTTTCTATTaaatataactttaaaaaaaggcagATAGGCAGTATTTATAGGGCAAATTAAATACAGTGAGCTTTTGTTCTTAATTGTCACATAGTTTAAATTTTATATCAGGTTTTAGGTAACTTGCTAATCACAGAAAATTCCCTACCCTTTTCCACTACACAAACATATAATTTAATGCACATATTGTGTGACCTGAAGCTGTTTCTTTACAGTTGTGTCACTTCCATACCTGGTTTTCTCCCACACAAGTAAAACGCCAAGCGATCAGTCAGCTCATACTGAATCTCCACCAGCCTATCTGCCAGGTCATGCTGGCCAGCTTCTCTACAAAGACACATaggaaaaatatgtaatttaaaaCTGCCAAAAGCACCAAACAAGTCATTAAGAATATGTGTGTAGACTTACCTTGCATAGTCAATGGGAGTTTTGCCGTTGCTGTCTGGGGCTCCAGGATCTGCCCCATAAACAGTTAATAGTTCAGCCTGAGATACTTGCCCTGCCTTTGCAGCTACATGCAAGGGAGTGTTTCCCTTTTCCTGGGGGAAGCATTAAGACAACAAACCATTGTGAgcaaaaaatcaacagaaaagtTCATGCAAAAATGGAAATGCTGGCTTTAAACACCGATTCTTACAGGGTGAAAAAAATTTGCTTGTGCTCCCAGAGACAGCAACCTCAAACAAGTCTCGAGGTTACCGGTGCGTACACTTGAGTGAagttgcttgaaaaaaaaaaaaacaaaaacacatacatcTGTGATTAGAAAACGCATAACAGCAAAGCTTTGTGCAAAGACATATTTCACTGTGAGCAGCCATTTCTCCTCACCTTGCTTAAGTCCTTGGCTGTTGAGCTGTCATCCTCCCGGCAAGGCATGCGATGGACAAACGCCAGCATTTGATATTTGGCTTTTATAAACTCTGATTTGTTTGGGCTTTTGCAGCAACATGAAACACAGACATGAGAGAGGCTGTGATTGAGCAAGCAGGCACATATCAACACTGGAAGTTTCACAATTAAAGCTTTCTCTGGCAAACAAAAAGTACTCCATAATCATTTGCAAAAATTTATGACTCACTGGAGTTTGTCCTGAGGGTTGGCCTTGCGTTTTCCACTCATCACAGATGCAGGGTCCAGGAGGGAGTGCTCCCATATTGAGTTTGCACCATTGCTGTATAATGTCTGCACCATCTGTGTTAAATGAGAAAGCATTCAGTAAAATAATTGATTTAGACTGCACAATGCTGACCGGCTGTTAACAATTCCCTTCCTGAACAGCTATTTTTGAACAAAATCAATATACCTCAGCAGGATCTGATGCCCGCTCTTGTCAACATTTATCTTGAGCACAGATACAGGCCTGCTGAATTTCAAGCTGCAGTAATGCAGATGGTCTGCAAGTATAATGTAATCTCAAGGCATTTCAGGGGTGGCAATTCAGCCTGTACCCAATATAAGCTACAAGAAAGGTGACAATTTCACAGAAAAGTTGCAGATGCATGGCAAAAGCGAACATAAATATACATTACTTCTGTGTGCGGTTATTTACCTGCAGTTGTGTGGGAGGCCATGGCGTGTGCGTCAGGTGGCGGACTTGGGAGCTATGTCTGCCCAGACTTCGATGAACACTGCAGCACTCATCACAAATCAACACACCCCTGTTCACCGAGGCCCAGCGAGGTTCTGAGAAGAGAGAAAAccacaaagtttaaaaaaaacaaaaaaaaacaaaaaaaaacacttggaaTAATCTGATAAATGTCAACTGATTAAAGTTAACAATCAGATAAAAGTAAAGTATTTTATCTGGCAGCTCTCGGGTTTGATTTGCTTGTCTATGCTAAGGCAGTTAAAAATGTATGATAgtcatttctctttttcttcataTTCTGTACAGTCATTCAAATCACAGATGTGCTTCTCGTATCAACCTTCTTTTTCTCAGCACCACACTGGACCCGTGAACTTCCTACTTACGGAACTGTAAATCGACTCGTACTTGTAGGTGCTTACAGGTTACAGCTGGTAatattcttcatttttgttACTGTCTCCAAACTCAAGAAATAAAATCCATACCATGACCAATTCCAAAACTTACTACAAAGACCTCAGGGAGTCAGTTCCACATAAACCATCCTGCAGTCAGAAATATTCACTAGAACACTAAATGTGTGTTCATGAGCAGCTGAAAATGTACTCCTGCTTGAGCAACATCTGCTGAAATCTAGTGCCCCACTGTTTCAGGAAAAGACTGAGGAATCCATAAAGAGACATTTCTCATCTTCAATGTTTATATCTTCATCTTTTCCTTTGAAACCACTGAGTCTGAATAACCATCTCAGACCACTAAAAGCATTATTTAGGCAAATGCAACAAATATTATACTGTAAACTGCTACATAAAAGTTATTCATGGTTAAACCTTTTCATTATCACAACATGCTGCAAGGAGGGTTTCAGACGTCATGCAGACATACACAATGCAAGCGAAAAGAAAGGACGAAAAGGAAAAAGGCAAAACCCGCTGGGCAGTAATGAGGGGAGCCATAACAGTCATTGAAGGCCTTATTGAGTACATGTTTAGGTGAAGCCACACATTGTGTAAAAAGGAAGTGAAAACTTGCAGTTGTAGGTTGAAGCACCTCCAAATAGAGCAGCTTCCTCTTTCAAAACATTGTAAAGACAGTACCAGACAAAGGAAGAATTTCATAGCTGAGCATTATAGAGCTGCATATTCAGGTGTTAGAAATAGAGACAGAGTGCACTTACAAGTTAGAGCATACTCTGTGaccaaaataaatatgtttacttAACCTTGACCTATTTAGCACACTTCATCTGGTATGAATGTCCCAGAGTTGTACCGTTTTCCATCTGCACAGAGACTTTCTGACAGTAAACATCTCAAGAtcaaaaacactgtaaatacaTACAGCACTCCTACAGCCGATGAACTGTTCAGCAGATTGAGTGACTGGCAGCGTGACAGGACAGACACTCAAGACTGTAAATGGCTTAACAGCAACTGAGGTGCAGGAGCAACAGCTGCAGGGGTTGCTGCTCAGATTCTGGCTGATGGTCCCCAGTTTTCCTCCTAAC
Above is a genomic segment from Amphiprion ocellaris isolate individual 3 ecotype Okinawa chromosome 6, ASM2253959v1, whole genome shotgun sequence containing:
- the git2a gene encoding ARF GTPase-activating protein GIT2a isoform X2, translated to MSKRLRNTEVCADCSVPEPRWASVNRGVLICDECCSVHRSLGRHSSQVRHLTHTPWPPTQLQMVQTLYSNGANSIWEHSLLDPASVMSGKRKANPQDKLHPNKSEFIKAKYQMLAFVHRMPCREDDSSTAKDLSKQLHSSVRTGNLETCLRLLSLGAQANFFHPEKGNTPLHVAAKAGQVSQAELLTVYGADPGAPDSNGKTPIDYAREAGQHDLADRLVEIQYELTDRLAFYLCGRKPDHKNGQHFIVPQMADSLDLSELAKAAKKKLQSLSNHLFEELAMDVYDEVDRRETDAVWLATQNHSTLVTETTVVPFLPVNPEYSSTRNQGRQKLARFNAHEFATLVIDILSDAKRRQQGNLMASPKDNVELILKSVAVRHCSDSQDNDQPDYDSVASDEDTDQELPSSKGDRTKSLDSDLSDGPITMQEYMDVKNALSVSEAKIQQLMKANNNLSDELRLMQKKLHSLQSENTSLRRQVTTNIYQIPSGTDYPDPSSPSALKRRQSARASRPMSMYETGSGLKPYLPKGETPYPEEGIPTLQPFPPHTERGAFVTTSSSLPSFPSTLSWSKDDSAQKASKFEKQSSMPESDYDNTFNDSEMDDSGFSRRGRLRSSGWLGEGSSIPELDDLEMESDPTLPSTEDVIRKTEQITKNIQELLRAAQENKHDRPCEREGIRRLRHSLGCFSTLVPWAEKAPSPLQPLSLRSPDPTSCFIPCSERIHVAVTEMAALFPKKPRSETVRGSLRLLTSSACRLQGECRKAVPSEGGPGPDMQLVTQQVIQCAYDIAKAAKQLVTITTKENTN
- the git2a gene encoding ARF GTPase-activating protein GIT2a isoform X7, with amino-acid sequence MSKRLRNTEVCADCSVPEPRWASVNRGVLICDECCSVHRSLGRHSSQVRHLTHTPWPPTQLQMVQTLYSNGANSIWEHSLLDPASVMSGKRKANPQDKLHPNKSEFIKAKYQMLAFVHRMPCREDDSSTAKDLSKQLHSSVRTGNLETCLRLLSLGAQANFFHPEKGNTPLHVAAKAGQVSQAELLTVYGADPGAPDSNGKTPIDYAREAGQHDLADRLVEIQYELTDRLAFYLCGRKPDHKNGQHFIVPQMADSSLDLSELAKAAKKKLQSLSNHLFEELAMDVYDEVDRRETDAVWLATQNHSTLVTETTVVPFLPVNPEYSSTRNQGRQKLARFNAHEFATLVIDILSDAKRRQQGNLMASPKDNVELILKSVAVRHCSDSQDNDQPDYDSVASDEDTDQELPSSKGDRTKSLDSDLSDGPITMQEYMDVKNALSVSEAKIQQLMKANNNLSDELRLMQKKTERGAFVTTSSSLPSFPSTLSWSKDDSAQKASKFEKQSSMPESDYDNTFNDSEMDDSGFSRRGRLRSSGWLGEGSSIPELDDLEMESDPTLPSTEDVIRKTEQITKNIQELLRAAQENKHDRPCEREGIRRLRHSLGCFSTLVPWAEKAPSPLQPLSLRSPDPTSCFIPCSERIHVAVTEMAALFPKKPRSETVRGSLRLLTSSACRLQGECRKAVPSEGGPGPDMQLVTQQVIQCAYDIAKAAKQLVTITTKENTN
- the git2a gene encoding ARF GTPase-activating protein GIT2a isoform X4 — translated: MSKRLRNTEVCADCSVPEPRWASVNRGVLICDECCSVHRSLGRHSSQVRHLTHTPWPPTQLQMVQTLYSNGANSIWEHSLLDPASVMSGKRKANPQDKLHPNKSEFIKAKYQMLAFVHRMPCREDDSSTAKDLSKQLHSSVRTGNLETCLRLLSLGAQANFFHPEKGNTPLHVAAKAGQVSQAELLTVYGADPGAPDSNGKTPIDYAREAGQHDLADRLVEIQYELTDRLAFYLCGRKPDHKNGQHFIVPQMADSSLDLSELAKAAKKKLQSLSNHLFEELAMDVYDEVDRRETDAVWLATQNHSTLVTETTVVPFLPVNPEYSSTRNQGRQKLARFNAHEFATLVIDILSDAKRRQQGNLMASPKDNVELILKSVAVRHCSDSQDNDQPDYDSVASDEDTDQELPSSKGDRTKSLDSDLSDGPITMQEYMDVKNALSVSEAKIQQLMKANNNLSDELRLMQKKLHSLQSENTSLRRQVTTNIYQIPSGTDYPDPSSPSALKRRQSARASRPMSMYETGSGLKPYLPKGETPYPEEGIPTLQPFPPHTERGAFVTTSSSLPSFPSTLSWSKDDSAQKASKFEKQSSMPESDYDNTFNDSEMDDSGFSRRGRLRSSGWLGEGSSIPELDDLEMESDPTLPSTEDVIRKTEQITKNIQELLRAAQENKHDSFIPCSERIHVAVTEMAALFPKKPRSETVRGSLRLLTSSACRLQGECRKAVPSEGGPGPDMQLVTQQVIQCAYDIAKAAKQLVTITTKENTN
- the git2a gene encoding ARF GTPase-activating protein GIT2a isoform X1 — its product is MSKRLRNTEVCADCSVPEPRWASVNRGVLICDECCSVHRSLGRHSSQVRHLTHTPWPPTQLQMVQTLYSNGANSIWEHSLLDPASVMSGKRKANPQDKLHPNKSEFIKAKYQMLAFVHRMPCREDDSSTAKDLSKQLHSSVRTGNLETCLRLLSLGAQANFFHPEKGNTPLHVAAKAGQVSQAELLTVYGADPGAPDSNGKTPIDYAREAGQHDLADRLVEIQYELTDRLAFYLCGRKPDHKNGQHFIVPQMADSSLDLSELAKAAKKKLQSLSNHLFEELAMDVYDEVDRRETDAVWLATQNHSTLVTETTVVPFLPVNPEYSSTRNQGRQKLARFNAHEFATLVIDILSDAKRRQQGNLMASPKDNVELILKSVAVRHCSDSQDNDQPDYDSVASDEDTDQELPSSKGDRTKSLDSDLSDGPITMQEYMDVKNALSVSEAKIQQLMKANNNLSDELRLMQKKLHSLQSENTSLRRQVTTNIYQIPSGTDYPDPSSPSALKRRQSARASRPMSMYETGSGLKPYLPKGETPYPEEGIPTLQPFPPHTERGAFVTTSSSLPSFPSTLSWSKDDSAQKASKFEKQSSMPESDYDNTFNDSEMDDSGFSRRGRLRSSGWLGEGSSIPELDDLEMESDPTLPSTEDVIRKTEQITKNIQELLRAAQENKHDRPCEREGIRRLRHSLGCFSTLVPWAEKAPSPLQPLSLRSPDPTSCFIPCSERIHVAVTEMAALFPKKPRSETVRGSLRLLTSSACRLQGECRKAVPSEGGPGPDMQLVTQQVIQCAYDIAKAAKQLVTITTKENTN
- the git2a gene encoding ARF GTPase-activating protein GIT2a isoform X5, whose amino-acid sequence is MSKRLRNTEVCADCSVPEPRWASVNRGVLICDECCSVHRSLGRHSSQVRHLTHTPWPPTQLQMVQTLYSNGANSIWEHSLLDPASVMSGKRKANPQDKLHPNKSEFIKAKYQMLAFVHRMPCREDDSSTAKDLSKQLHSSVRTGNLETCLRLLSLGAQANFFHPEKGNTPLHVAAKAGQVSQAELLTVYGADPGAPDSNGKTPIDYAREAGQHDLADRLVEIQYELTDRLAFYLCGRKPDHKNGQHFIVPQMADSSLDLSELAKAAKKKLQSLSNHLFEELAMDVYDEVDRRETDAVWLATQNHSTLVTETTVVPFLPVNPEYSSTRNQGRQKLARFNAHEFATLVIDILSDAKRRQQGNLMASPKDNVELILKSVAVRHCSDSQDNDQPDYDSVASDEDTDQELPSSKGDRTKSLDSDLSDGPITMQEYMDVKNALSVSEAKIQQLMKANNNLSDELRLMQKKLHSLQSENTSLRRQVTTNIYQIPSGTDYPDPSSPSALKRRQSARASRPMSMYETGSGLKPYLPKGETPYPEEGIPTLQPFPPHTERGAFVTTSSSLPSFPSTLSWSKDDSAQKASKFEKQSSMPESDYDNTFNDSEMDDSGFSRRGRLRSSGWLGEGSSIPELDDLEMESDPTLPSTEDVIRKTEQITKNIQELLRAAQENKHDRPCEREGIRRLRHSLGCFSTLVPWAEKAPSPLQPLSLRSPDPTSWYSGFCPCLPASYPAQKEYMWL
- the git2a gene encoding ARF GTPase-activating protein GIT2a isoform X9, which codes for MSKRLRNTEVCADCSVPEPRWASVNRGVLICDECCSVHRSLGRHSSQVRHLTHTPWPPTQLQMVQTLYSNGANSIWEHSLLDPASVMSGKRKANPQDKLHPNKSEFIKAKYQMLAFVHRMPCREDDSSTAKDLSKQLHSSVRTGNLETCLRLLSLGAQANFFHPEKGNTPLHVAAKAGQVSQAELLTVYGADPGAPDSNGKTPIDYAREAGQHDLADRLVEIQYELTDRLAFYLCGRKPDHKNGQHFIVPQMADSLDLSELAKAAKKKLQSLSNHLFEELAMDVYDEVDRRETDAVWLATQNHSTLVTETTVVPFLPVNPEYSSTRNQGRQKLARFNAHEFATLVIDILSDAKRRQQGNLMASPKDNVELILKSVAVRHCSDSQDNDQPDYDSVASDEDTDQELPSSKGDRTKSLDSDLSDGPITMQEYMDVKNALSVSEAKIQQLMKANNNLSDELRLMQKKLHSLQSENTSLRRQVTTNIYQIPSGTDYPDPSSPSALKRRQSARASRPMSMYETGSGLKPYLPKGETPYPEEGIPTLQPFPPHTERGAFVTTSSSLPSFPSTLSWSKDDSAQKASKFEKQSSMPESDYDNTFNDSEMDDSGFSRRGRLRSSGWLGEGSSIPELDDLEMESDPTLPSTEDVIRKTEQITKNIQELLRAAQENKHDSFIPCSERIHVAVTEMAALFPKKPRSETVRGSLRLLTSSACRLQGECRKAVPSEGGPGPDMQLVTQQVIQCAYDIAKAAKQLVTITTKENTN